ACGTGTCGCTGCGCGTCGCGCCCGGCGAGACGGTCGCGCTGGTGGGCGCGACGGGTGCGGGCAAGTCGACGCTGGTCAAGCTGCTGGCCCGGTTCTACGAGGCCGGGTCGGGCGCGGTGCTGGTCGACGGCGTCGACGTGCGGCGGTTCGCCCTGGCCGACTACCGGCACCGGCTCGGGATCGTGCCGCAGGAGCCGCACCTGTTCACCGGCGACGTCGCCGCCAACATCGCCTACGGCCGCCCGTCGGCGACGCCGGCGGAGATCGAGGCGGCGGCGCGAGCGGTCGGGGCGCTGGACCTGGTGCGCACGCTGTCCGGCGGGTTCCGGCACCCGGTCGGGGAGCGCGGCCAGGGCCTCTCGGCGGGGCAGCGCCAGCTCATCGCGCTGGCGCGGGCGGAGCTGGTCGACCCCGACCTGCTGCTGTTCGACGAGGCCACCGCCGCGCTGGACCCCGCCACCGAGGCCGCCGTCCTCGCGGCGGGGGACCGGGTCGTGTCGCGGCGCACCGCGTTCGTCGTGGCCCACCGCCTCGCCACCGCCGCCCGCGCCGACCGGATCGTGGTGCTCGAGGGCGGCCGGATCGTGGAGGAGGGCCCGCACGCCGAGCTGCTCGCGGCGGGCGGCCCCTACGCCCGCCTGTGGCGGGCGGGAGAGCTGGAACCCGCCGCCTGACCCCCTCGCGGGTCCCGGGATCGCGCGCGTGAGTCGCCGGGGTTCGGGGCGGCCGGACCCTCGCACCGGCGCACCACCGGCAGGACGACCGGTCCGCTGCGGGCCGGATCGGTCTGCCACCGGCCCCGTGCAGGACGACCGACCGGCCGGGCGTCGGCGGCACACTCGCCGGGCGGCGGCGGCATACTCGCCGGGGTGAGCGGCAAACTCGCCGGGTCTGCCCGAAATCGGGCACGGGTTTGGCGTTCGCCCGCGCATCCGGCACCATCTGACGGGTGCCCGGCCCGTACGACGACCTCGTCGACCATCTCGTACGCAGCTCACCGTTGAGCGCGAGCGAGGCGACGCGGGTGGTCGCCGAGGTCGTGGCCTACTTCGCGGAGCCGGTGCAGGACTACGTCCGCCGCCGGCACACCGAGCTCCGGAACCGCGGATGGCACAACGACCGGATCTTCGCGGCGCTCGGCACCGAGCTGGCCACGCGGCGGGTGGCCCCGCCCGCGCTGTCGGCCCGGCAGCTGCGCCGACTCGTGTACGGCTAGAGAACAGGACACGCCCATGTGCGGAATCGTCGGGTACGTCGGGCCGCAGGACGCGGCCCCGATCCTCGTGGAGGGTCTGGGCCGGCTGGAGTACCGCGGCTACGACTCCGCGGGCCTCGCCGTGATGACGAAGGCCGGGCTGAAGGTGCGCAAGGTGAGCGGCCGGGTCGCGGCGCTGGCCGCCGACCTGCCCGCCCGATTCAAGGGCGCCCCCGGCATCGGGCACACCCGCTGGGCCACCCACGGCGGCCCGACGCCGGAGAACGCCCACCCGCACACCGACGGCAGCGGCCGCATCGCGGTGGTGCACAACGGCATCATCGAGAACGCCGAGGAGCTGCGCGCGAAGCTCACCGCCGACGGCGTGGAGTTCGTCAGCCAGACCGACACCGAGTGCGTCGCGCACCTGGTCGCCGCCGCGTTCACCGCGGGCGCGGGCGACCTGGAGCAGGCCGTGCGCTGGGCCCTGCGGCAGGTGGTCGGCGCGTACGGCCTCGCCGTCGTCGACGCCGAGCACCCCGACCGGATCGTCGTCGCCCGCAACGGCAGCCCGGTGCTGCTCGGCGTCGGGGAGAAGGAGATGTTCGTGGCGTCCGACGTCGCGGCGCTCGTCGGCTACACCCGCCAGGTCGTCTACCTCGACGACGGCGAGCTCGCCAGCCTCACCGCGGGCGGCTACCGCACCTTCACCCTCGACGACACGTCGACGGCGAAGAGCCCGTCCACGATCGACTGGGACGTCGTCGGCGCCGAGATCGGCGACCACGCGCACTTCCTGATCAAGGAGATCGAGGAGCAGCCCGCGACGATCACCCGCGCGCTGGCCGGCCGCCTCGACGAGCGCTTCTCCACCGCGCACCTCGGCGGGCTCAACCTCAGCGTCCGCGAGGCCCGGGAGTTCCGCCGGGTGAAGATCCTCGGCTGCGGCAGCGCCTGCTACGCGGGTGACCTGGGCGCCCAGCTCATCGAGGACCTCGCCCGGCTGCCCGCCACGAGCGAGGCGGCCAGCGAGTTCCGCTACCGCAACCCGGTCGTCGAGCCCGACACGCTCTACGTCGCGGTCAGCCAGTCCGGCGAGACCGTCGACACCCTCGCCGCGGTGCAGGAGCTGCAGCGCAAGGGCGGCCGCGTCATCGGCATCATCAACGTGGTCGGCTCGACGATCGCGCGCCAGGTCGACGGCGGCATCTACCTGCACGCCGGCGCGGAGATGTCGGTGGCCGCCACGAAGTCGTTCACCTCGACGGTCACCGCGTTCGCCCTGCTCGCGCTGCACCTGGGCCGCATCCGCGACCTCTCGCCGACCGACGGCACCCGGATCATCAACGGCCTCGCCGCGCTGCCCGAGCAGGTCCGCGAGATCCTCAAGCTCTCCGACGAGATCGCCGAGGTGGCCCGGGAGATCGCGCCGAGCCCCAGCATGATGTTCGTCGGGCGCCGCCGCGGCTGGCCGGTGGCGCGCGAGGGGGCGCAGAAGCTCAAGGAGATCTCCTACATCCACGCGGAGGCGTACCCCTCGGCCGAGCTCAAGCACGGCCCGCTCGCGCTGATCAGCCCGGAGATGCCGACGGTCGCGATCGTCCCCGACGACGACCTGCTCGACAAGAACACCTCCACGCTCTCGGAGATCAAGGCCCGCAGCGGCCCGGTCATCGCGCTCGCGCACCGGCAGCTGCCGGCGGAGCTGGCCGACCGCACCATCGTGATCCCGCGCAACGAGCCGGAGCTCGACCCGATCCTGCTCTCGATCCCGCTGCAGCTGCTGGCCTACCACGCCGCGGTGGCCCTGGAGCGCGACGTCGACAAGCCGCGCAACCTGGCGAAGTCGGTCACGGTCGAGTGACCCGTGAGCGGATACGGCTGCCCGGGCAGCCGTATCCGCTCACGGGCGCCGGAGACGCCCGGATACCGTCGGCCGGTGCTCGACTCCACCGCCGCCGTCCTGCTCGCCCGCACCGCCCGCGCCCAGCGCGACGGCCGCGTCCCGTCACTGGTGGCGGGGGTGGTGCGCGACGGCGGGCTGGTGTGGTCGGCGGGTCGCGGGGCGATCGAGGAGCCGCACCGGGACGTCCAGTACCGGCTGGGCTCGATCAGCAAGACGGTCACGGCGATCACGGTCCTGCGCCTGCGCGACGAGGGGCTGCTCGACCTCGGCGACCCGCTGGAGCGCCACCTGCCCGGCACCCCGCTGGGCGACCGGACCCTGGGGCAGCTGCTCAGCCACCTCGCCGGAGCCGGGTCGGAGAGCCCGGGGCAGTGGTGGGAGCGCACGCCCGGCACGACGCTGGAGGGCCTCGCCCTCTCCGACGCCGACGTCGTGCTGCCCGCCGCCCGCCGCTTCCACTACTCCAACCTCGGCTTCGGCCTGCTCGGGGAGCTCGTCGCCCGGGCGCGCGGGCGCAGCTGGTCGGAGGTCGCGCGCGACGAGGTGCTGCTCCCGCTCGGGATGCGCCGCACGACCCCGCGCCCCGACGGCCGCGCCGCCCAGGGGTACGCCGTGCACCCGTGGGCCGACGTGACGCAGGTCGAGCCCGAGCACCACGCCGAGGTCATGGCCCCGGCCGGGCAGCTCTGGGCGACCGCCGACGACCTCGCCCGGCTCGGTGCGTTCCTGCTCGGCGACACCGGGGACGTCCTCTCGCCCGACACCGTCGAGGAGATGACGCTGCCGGCCGGGATCGACTCCTCGGCGCCCGGCTGGTCGTCCTACGGACTGGGCGTGCAGGTGCAGCGCACCGCCGACGGGACCGTGCTGGTCGGCCACGGCGGCTCGATGCCCGGCTTCCTCGCCGGGCTGTGGGTCGACCGCGAGGAGGCCACCGGGGCCCTCGCGATGGGCAACACCACCTCCGGCCTCGACGGCGGGCTGCCGGCGGGGCTGCTCGCCGACGTCCGCGCGGCCGAGCCCCGCGTCGTCGACGCCTGGGAGCCCACCCCGTCGCCGGTGCCGCTGGAGCTGCTCGGGCCCTGGTACTGGGGCCCCTCGCCGTACGTGCTGCGCGCCGTGCCGGGCGGGCTGCTGCACCTGGGCGGGCTCGGGCGGCCGGGCCGGTCCAGCCGCTTCCGCCCCGGCCCGGACGGCACCTGGACCGGCCTCGACGGCTACTTCGCGGGCGAGACCCTGCGCCTGGACCCGGTGGCGCTGAACCTGGCCACGTTCGTCCTCACCCGCACCCCGTACGACCCGACCGCGCCGGTGCCCGGCGGCGCGGGCGACTGGGCCTAGTCCTCGGCGAGAAGCCGGGCCCGGCGGGCCAGCACCTCGGGCCGGCGCCGGTCGTCGGCGGGCAGGCGCTCGGCGAGCAGGTCGTGCACCTCGAGCTCGTCGCGGCCCAGCGGGTGCGCGGCGAGCTCGGCCAGCAGGTCGACGTCGTCGGCGTCGAGGACGGCGCGGCGCAGGCCGACCTCCAGCTGGTCGCGCAGCTCCCGGATCTCCGGGGCGTCCGAGCGCGGCAGCAGGGGCCCGGCGCACGCGCGCAGGGCCTCGGCGGCGTTCCCCTTGCGCAGCGCGGTGCGGACGGCGTCGAAGTCGGTGTCGACGGCGGCGTCGAGGCGGTACGGGCGGGTGCGCAGGACGTCGGCCCCGATCAGGCCGCGCAGCCGCAGGATCTCCCCGCGGACGGTGGTGGGGTTGCCGTCGTCGCCGTAGAGCAGCAGGGCGAGGCGCTCGGCGGTGAGGCCGTCGGGGTGCAGGGCGAGCGCGGTGAGGATCTCGGCGGGCCGCAGGGTGACCTGCACCGTCTTGCCGTTGAGCACCACGCGCGGGCCGGCCTCGCCCATGAACCGCAGCGACAGCGCGCTGCGCCGGGCGGCGCGGGCGGGGCGCGGCGTGCGCAGCAGGTACCCCTCGGCGAGCGGCTCGACCACCATCTCGCGGCCGTCGTCGAGCAGCACGCGGTCGGACCCCTGCGGCAGCGCGACCCGCTCGGGCCACGTGCCGTACGGCTCGCCCGCGACGATCCGGCCGGTCGGGGTGACGAGCGCACCCTGCCCCCGCAGGCTCGTCAGGTGCGGCATGTTCCGCACGCGCAGCCGCTCGTCGGCGATGGCCAGGCGCACGCGCAGCTGGTTCTCCGCGAGCTGCGCGGTGGCCGACACGAGCTGCACCATCGCCGGGTGCACGGTGTGCAGCGGCCCGGAGATGTCGATGGCGCCGAGGATCGCGCCGGTGTCGGGGTCGTGCACGGGGGCGGCCGCGCAGGTCCACGCGTGGAACGCGCGCACCAGGTGCTCGGCGGAGTGGATCTGCACCGGGGCGTCGATGGCGAGGGTGGTGCCCATGGCGTTGGTGCCGATCGCGTCCTCGGACATCTTGAACCCCGGCGACAGGCCGGTGTCGTCGGCGATGTGCAGCAGCCGGGCCGCGCCCTCGCGCCACAGGATGGTGCCGTCGGCGTCGGTGACGAGCATGACGTGCATGGCCTCGTCGGCGATGCTCACGAGCGTGCTGCGCAGCAGCGGCAGGACGTCGTTGAGCGGGTGCGTCTCGCGCACCTCGGACAGGTCGTCCTCGGCGAACACCGCGGGCGGGGTGTGCCGGTCGGGGTCGACGTGCGCGGCGAGGCTGCGCTGCCAGCTCGCGGACACCAGCGACCGCGGGGCCCGCCCACCGGACCCGCCGGTCAGGGCACTGTCGTAGATCCCGTGCAGCACGCGGGCGTGCTCGACGGGATCGTGCACGGGCGTCGTGCCGTGCTCTCCGCGCGTCGTCATCCGTAGCTCCGAGCGTCATCGCCCCAGGACATGCCCCGCGGCCATCATCGCCCAGGCCCCCGAACGGGGCAAGCCGATCGTCGTTGCGCGTGCAACGTCGAGGCAACGCGGCGGTGCCTAACGTCGCACCCCAGTGATGCGAGACACGCCCGACGGCCCCAAGGAGGTTGGTCCGTGACCATCGATGCCGTGCTCGAGCCGGACGTGGCTCCGTTCGACCGCTCCGCCGCCGGGCGCCCGACGGCGCGCCGCACCGCCCGCCTGCTGATCGTCGACGGCGAGGCGATCGTCCGCTTCGGCCTGCGCCAGCTCGTGGCTCCCGACCCCGAGCTGGCCGTCGTCGGCGAGGCCGCGTCCCCGCGCGACGCCCTCGTCGTCGCCGACCGGTGCCCGCCCGACCTGGTGATCCTCGACGTCGACCTGGGCCGCGGCGACTCGGCGGGCGTCGAGCTGGCCCGGATGCTGCTCGAGCGCCACCGCGGCGTGCGGGTCCTCGTGCTGACGAGCTGTCGCGACCGCGAGGTCATGCGCCGCACCGTGCGCCTCGGCGTGCACGGCTACCTGCGCAAGGGCGCCGAGACCGCCGACATCCTGCGCGCGATCCACGCCCTGCTGCGCGGCGAGAGCGTCTTCGACTCCCGCGGCCCCGGCGCGGTCACCGACGTCGTGCGCGAGGAGGACCGCCCCGCCGTCCGCCAGCTCGGCGGCGCGATGCTCACCGACCGCGAGAACCAGGTGCTGCGCCTGCTCGCCGTGGGGATGTCCAACCGCGAGATCGGCGTGCGGCTGCTGATCAGCGAGGCCACGGTCAAGTTCCACGTGCGCAACCTGCGCGACAAGCTCGAGGTCCGCCGCCGCACCGAGATCGTCTACACGGCCACGCGGCAGGGCATCGTCTGACCCTGCTCTACCCTGCTCCGATGGAGCTGGTGCCGGCCGTGCTGGCCAGCGGGTGGGCGAGCGGCGTCAACGCCTACCTCTGCGTGGTCGTGCTCGGCGTGCTGGGCCGCTTCGGCGGGATCGAGGCGGTGCCCGAGGCCCTGACCCGCACCGACGTGCTCGTCGTCGCCGCGGTGCTCTACCTGCTGGAGTTCGTCACCGACAAGATCCCCTACGTCGACTCGCTGTGGGACGCGGTGTCCACCGCGATCCGGCCGACGGCGGGCGCGGTGATCGGGCTGCTCCTCGCCGGCGACGCGTCCTCGCTGGAGCAGGCGGTGCTGGCCGCGAGCGGTGGGGCGGCGGCGCTGGTCAGCCACCTCGTCAAGGGCGGGCTGCGGCTGATCGTCAACACCTCGCCCGAACCCGTCACGAACATCGGGGTGAGCCTCGGCGAGGACGTCGCGGTGGCCGGGGTGGCGACGCTCGTCGTCGTCGCCCCCGTGGTGGCGTTCGGGATCGCCGCGGTGCTGCTGGTGATCGGGCTGATCCTGCTGGTGCTGCTCTGGCGGAACGTGCGGCGCGGGTACCGCCGCTACCGCGCCTGGCGGGAGCGGCGGCTCGCGACCGCGTGAGGCTCAGCCGAAGAAGACCTCGGCCTCGGCGTAGAGCGCGGGGTCGACGACCTTGAGCTCCTTCGTCGCCTCGCTCAGCGGCACCATCGTGATGTCGGTGCCGCGCAGCGCCGTCATCTGGCCCCAGGCCCCGGCGTGCACCGCGTCGATCGCGTGCAGGCCGAAGCGGGTGGCGAGCCAGCGGTCGCGGGCGGTCGGGGTGCCGCCGCGCTGCACGTGCCCGAGCACCGTCGTGCGGGCCTCCTTGCCGGTGCGCGCCTCGATCTCCTTGGCCAGCCAGTCGCCGATGCCGCCGAGGCGGACGTGGCCGAACGCGTCCTTCTCCTCGTTGAGCAGCGACTCGTCGCGGTCCTTCGGCTTCGCGCCCTCGGACACGACGATGATCGGCGCGTAGTCGAGCCGGAAGCGCGACTCGACCCAGGTGCAGACCTGCTCGATGTCGAAGCGCACCTCGGGGATGAGGATGATGTTGGCGCCGCCCGCCATGCCGGCGTGCAGCGCGATCCAGCCCGCGTGCCGGCCCATGACCTCGACGATGAGCGCGCGGTGGTGCGACTCGGCGGTGGTGTGCAGCCGGTCGATGGCCTCCATCGCGATGTTGACCGCGGTGTCGAAGCCGAACGTGTAGTCGGTGCCGGACAGGTCGTTGTCGATCGTCTTCGGCACCCCGATGACGTTGACGCCGATCTCGTGCAGCTTCGTCGCGACGCCGAGGGTGTCCTCGCCGCCGATCGCGATGAGCGCGTCGACGCCGAGGTTCTGCAGGTTGGTGCGGATCTTCTCGACACCGCCCTCGATCGCGAACGGGTTGGTGCGCGACGAGCCGAGGATCGTGCCGCCGCGGGGCAGCAGGCCCCGGACGGCGGGGATGTCCAGCGGCTTCGTCAGTGCCTCGAGCGGCCCGCGCCAGCCGTCGCGGAAGCCGACGAACGAGTAGCCGTACTCGGGGACGCCCTTGCGGACGATCGCCCGGATGACCGCGTTCAGTCCGGGGCAGTCGCCACCACCGGTGAGCACGCCGACGCGCATGTGAGAGGCCTCTCCATCGATGCAGAAGTGGGCACACGCTAGCGTCGCCGGTCCGGGCGGGTGCGAGGAGGTGGGCGGTGCGCGAGCTGACGGCCGACTGCGCGCGCTGCACGGCGCTGTGCTGCGTCGTCCCCGCGTTCGCCGCGTCGGCCGACTTCGCGATCGACAAGCCCGCCGGGACCCCGTGCCCGAACCTGCGCCCCGACCACGGCTGCGGCATCCACCCCTCGCTGCGGGAGCGGGGCTTCCCCGGCTGCACCGTCTACGACTGCTTCGGCGCGGGCCAGCAGGTCGTGCAGGTGACGTTCGGCGGGCACCCCGACACCCGGGTCGCCGCGGTGTTCCCGACGATGCGGGTGCTGCACGAGCTGCTCGCGTTCGAGACCGCCGCGCTGGCGCTCGGCACCGCGCTGGACGGCGACCTGCGCCGCGCCCGCGACGAGACGCTGCGCCTGTCCGGCGGCACCCCGGACGCGCTCGCCGCCCTCGACCCGTCGGCGCACCGGGCGGAGGTGGCGGGGCTACTGCGGGCGGTCAGCGCGCTGGTCCGCGACCCGGCCGGCCCCGACCACGCGGGCGCCGACCTCGTCGGGTCCCGGCTGCGCGACCTGCGCCGCGGCTGCCTGCGCGGGGCGGTGCTGCTGGGGGCCGACCTGCGCGGGGCGGACCTGCGCGGCGCCGACCTGCTGGGCGCCGACCTGCGCGGCGCGGACCTGTCGGGGGCCGACCTCACCGGTGCGCTGTTCGTCGTGCAGGCCCAGCTCGACGCGGCCCGCGGCGACGCGGCGACCGTGGTCCCGGCGGGCCTGCGGCACCCGGCGCACTGGCCCTCGGGCGGCGGGCGCGGCTGACGCCCCGGTGCGGCCGGCTCACACCACCGCGTCCACCAGCCCGTACGCCACGGCCTCGGCGGCGGTGAACCAGCGCTCGGCCGCGGTGTCGGCCGCGACCTCCGCGGCGTCGCGCCCGCTGCGGGCCGCGGTCACGGCGACGGCCTCCCGCCGCTGCGCCCCGGACACCGTCGCCGGGGCCGGGTCCGCCGCCGGGGTGCGCAGGGCCAGCCGGGCGTGCCGGGCGGCCGTCCGCCGCCCGGGCGCCCCCGCGGTGACGACCAGCTGCCCCACCCCGGCCACGGCGCCGACGGCGCAGGTCGCGACCTCGGGCCCGACCAGCGCCATCGTGTCGACGACGGCGAGCCCGGCTCCCGCCGTCCCGGCGGTGCAGGACACGGTCAGCGTGATCTCCGCCCGCGGGTCGCGGGCGGCCAGCAGCCGCAGCCGCGCGCACACCCGGTCGGCGGCGTCGGCGTCGAGGACCCCGCCGACGTGGACGATCCGCACGTCGAGCAGGTGCTCGGCCACCGGGTCGGCGCCCGCCACGAGCAGCGTCGAGGTGAACGAGGGCTGCGGGGGCTGCGGCGGGGGCAGCGGCACGACGGTGGGGCGGTGGGGTTCGGGCACGGGAGCTCCTCGGGTCGGGCGGTCCCGCCGACGCTAGGACGGCCGGGCCCGCCCGGCGGCCGCGTTCGCCGTGGGCCCGCGTTTGCGCCGTGGGCGAACGGGCAAACCCGCGGCCGTGGAACACCTCGACGACGCCCACGCCCGGCCCGCCGGCGCCTCCGACGCACTCGTCTCCGCGGTCGGGACCCTGTCCGAGGCGCTGGAGCGGATCGAGCGCGCCCGCGGCGCGCTCTACGAGTTCCACCAGCTCACCGGCGGCGCCGACGCGCTCCTCGACGACGTCGTCGACGGGCTGCGGGCCGAGGGCCACGGCGATCTGGCCGACCGGATCTCCGAGGAGCTCATCGGGCTCAACGCGATCGCGGGGCGCTGGACGTTCCAGATCGTCGAGGAGTTCGACGACGGCTACTACGCGACCTGGCGGGAGCTGGAGCGCACCGTCCGCGACGCCACGATGGGCGGGCGCCGGCACGTCCTGGAGGCGGAGATGAAGGCACGTCGGCGCACGGCGGGCCGCGCAGGTCACGAGGCCACTCCGGGCTGATCGGGGGATTCACCTCACGTCCATCCGGAGGCCACCGGCTCCTCGATCGGGCTACCTAGTGTCGGAGCGTTCCCGAGCGCCCACCAGGAGGATGACCGTGGCAAAGCCCTGCCCGGATGCCGACCCCACCACCCGGCCCGGCACCGTCGCGCTGCCGTTGCTGTCCGACCAGCACCGCTCCGACCAGCACCGCCCCGGCCGCCTCTACACCTGCCGCTACCGCTGCGGCGACGCCTGCGCGCAGCCCGTCCCGAACCGCTCGGAGAACGAGTACTTCGGCACGATCCTGCAGCGGGCGATCTCCCGCCGCGGGGCGCTGCGCGCCGGGGCCGTGATCACCCTGGCCGTCGGCGCGTCCGGGGCGCTGGCCGCGTGCGCCCCCGCGGCCCCCGGCGCGCCCGAGGGCACGGGCGGCGGCCTGCCCGTCGGCCTCGACTACGAGACCGTGCCCGTCAACAACACCGACGCGATCACGGTGCCGCCGGGCTACCGCAGCAACGTCGTGATCCGCTGGGGCGACCCGATCGTCGACGGCGCGCCGGAGTTCGACTTCGCGAACCAGACGCCGGAGGCCCAGGCGCAGCAGTTCGGCTACAACAACGACTTCTGCGGCGTGCTGCCGCTCGACGGCGACCGCCTCGTCATGTTCAACAACCACGAGTACACGATCGAGCCGCTGATGTTCGCCGGCTACGACGAGGAGAACCCCACCGAGACGCAGGTGCGGATCGGGATGGCCGCGCACGGGCTGTCGGTGCACGTGGTGGAGCGCGACCCGGCCACCGGCGAGATGCGCGCGGTCCTCGACCCCCTCAACCGCCGCTACACCGCCACCTCGGAGTTCCGGCTGACCGGGCCCGCCGCCGGGTCGGCGCTGCTGCAGACCTCCGCCGACCCCACCGGCACCCGCGTGCTCGGCACGCTGAACAACTGCGCGGGCGGCGTCACGCCGTGGGGCACGTTCCTGTCCGGCGAGGAGAACTTCAACCAGTACTTCGCCAACGCAGCGTCGGTCGTCGACCCCGCGGTGCTGGCCCGGGCCGAGCGCTACGGGATCACCGAGGAGGCCTCGGAGCGCAAGTGGGAGCGCTTCGACCCGCGCTTCGACATGCTCGCCGAGCCCAACGAACCCAACCGGTTCGGCTGGATCGTCGAGGTCGACCCGCAGGACCCGACGGCCACCCCGGTCAAGCGGACGGCGCTGGGCCGGTTCAAGCACGAGGGCGCCACCATCCACCTGGCCGCCGACGGCCGCGCCGTCGCGTACATGGGCGACGACGAGCGCTTCGACTACGTCTACAAGTACGTCTCGAACGCCGCGGTGCGGGAGGGCAACACCCGCGCCGCCCGCGAGGCCAACGCCACCCTGCTCGACGACGGCACCCTCTACGTCGCCCGCTTCACCGGCAACAGCCCGGCCACCGAGATCACCGGCGACGGCGCCCTGCCCGCCGACGGCGCGTTCGACGGCACCGGTGAGTGGATCAAGCTGGCGGCGGGCACGGAGTCGTTCGTGCCGGGGATGTCGGCCGAGGAGGTCTACG
This sequence is a window from Pseudonocardia petroleophila. Protein-coding genes within it:
- a CDS encoding PhoX family protein, whose translation is MPLLSDQHRSDQHRPGRLYTCRYRCGDACAQPVPNRSENEYFGTILQRAISRRGALRAGAVITLAVGASGALAACAPAAPGAPEGTGGGLPVGLDYETVPVNNTDAITVPPGYRSNVVIRWGDPIVDGAPEFDFANQTPEAQAQQFGYNNDFCGVLPLDGDRLVMFNNHEYTIEPLMFAGYDEENPTETQVRIGMAAHGLSVHVVERDPATGEMRAVLDPLNRRYTATSEFRLTGPAAGSALLQTSADPTGTRVLGTLNNCAGGVTPWGTFLSGEENFNQYFANAASVVDPAVLARAERYGITEEASERKWERFDPRFDMLAEPNEPNRFGWIVEVDPQDPTATPVKRTALGRFKHEGATIHLAADGRAVAYMGDDERFDYVYKYVSNAAVREGNTRAAREANATLLDDGTLYVARFTGNSPATEITGDGALPADGAFDGTGEWIKLAAGTESFVPGMSAEEVYVFTRQAADVVGATKMDRPEDVEANPVTGRVYIALTNNTDRGTEGAAGPDEANPRTENAHGHVVEFEEDGGDAAAGAFSWRILLVCGDPEDPSTYFAGFDKSQVSPITSPDNLAFDGHGNLWISTDSGRALEVAGTPAGINDGLYGVSLEGETRGRTALFATVPNGAECCGPVVTDEFVLISPQHPGDLDGASTETPQSTWPDGPGSQPRPSVVNIWREGEGGRPGRIGE